AACAgatgaaaagttttttttgtatCTTATAGCTTTCTTTTTTATGCACATTATACAGGGAGACAAGGTCGAAATCGTAATTTTGAATGCTGATGGTATTCGGCGTGAATACGAGGAACTTCGCAGAGATTAGTCCTTCCATGAAATTTGACTCTTGTGATCAATCATGTTTTGATGGTGTTTCATATCTGAGTTCTTGTAATTTACTCTTGATGTTGAATCACTTAATTTTGCAATCACATAAAACTTGTGTTTTCGCCTTCTTGTCTTTCTTGAAAAGTaaaccatttttttatttttattttctggcTTTTGGGATGCAAGCTTTTCATGTTTGGGTATGCATCAGCCTTTCAAGAAAATGAATAATCATGTCGTGCTATGTTGAATGTTGTTGACAGCTTTGTGTTTTTCCTATATGTTATGGAAAGAGAACACATAGGTGAATACAGTTTCTTTTACTCCACGCTTTGACTGGAagcattgtattttttttttaacaaaatatagtttgggTGAAACATGAGATACGAAAACAAGCCCTCATTTTTCAATCTACATAATCTAACAGCAAAAAGTCCTTAAATGTTATTATttgaaaacaaaactataaaatcAAAATAAGGGAACTCCACATGATCAAGTTCAATGTTAACATCTTCATGTTTTTAGTGAGCTTGGTTGCAGTGAAGCACATGATCAGCAACTGAAGCCTTATTAAAAGTCATCTTCAGAAGCCCATCCCTTTTTCTCTAAAGCCAATCTCAATGCCTACAAAAACAAATATCACCTTAAAATAATGTAATCCCTTCTTTATGCACTTGTAGAAAAAGATTGCAACAACCAATTCTGCAAAAGTGTTCCTAATATGTGATCATGTTGTTGCATAGGGGTTTGTTTGTTAATACCTTGACTCTCTTTTTGTTGGCATCAGAACCAAATCCGAAACGTGAAGCTGATCGATATTGTACAACTGGTTTCTTCCCAGGAGGAAACCAAAACTCAACATCATCCACAAACTGACACATGTAATGTAACAACACAAAACCAATTCAACACCATCATTTCAACATATAAGAAAAACAcattttgttttttctttaacTTACCCCTAAAATCGGGCTTTCATACTCCACTCTTATATAATCATCTTTCTTCTCTACTACCCTTGGTGTGAAGTTGTCAGGTTTTGTTGATTTTAACTGTGATAATACCATAAAAACAATCAAATAAACTCCTAACACACTTGAAATTTGAAGAAAAATAGGTTTGTAAGTTGTAACACTTGGAAATTAATTATCTAACCACATCTACAAGCTCCTCCATTGCCACTTCTTTGCTCACAGGTTTCTTGCTTCCACGCCCTTCCTTTGGATTATAATTCCTgcataaattttgaaaattgaagTAGTTTAATTGATATTCAAAGTCAATGTATGACAATTTGAATGGTAACAAATGATCTTACCAAGGTGGTGCATAGTGGACAAGGTCACTGATATTCTCAGAAGTTGAAATGCAATTGTTAGTTGCAGGGCATAAAGCTAAAGCAGGAGGATTCTTCTGCACGCCAAGATAATTGGGTTTATTTCCACTGCAGCAAACACAAATCAACTCAAAATTTCTCAATTCTAACTCTTTTTCATTTTTGCAATAGCCCCCAAATAATTTCAAAACTCCGAGGGTTTCTCGCATTTTCCATAACTACAAGCACAGCTAATGAAAATCTAATTCAGTCAAAATATCAAGCATTCAATATCAGAACAATGATTTTTCCACATTAGGTACCTAAAGTGAAAGATAGCACCAAGAACTGCAATTTCGCTGCTCCTCAATATAACCTCCCTGAAAAGTGAAAACACCACGCGTTTGGATAAACTAATCCAGAAATTCATCAGCATTCTTAGATTGATGTGAACGAAAGAGTTGGGTTACCTTCGGGTTACTTGTTCTTGTTGGTCGTCGGAGTTATTGTTCTTCGAAGATGATATGAACCGACGAGACCAATTGATTCTACTTTTTATGACATTTAATTTACCTTTTGGGTGAATTGAGCTATTGTTGTTGTACAAATGCTTATAGATGCTTGGTGATGATGATGCCATAGACGCCATTGCTGCGAGTTTCAGAGTTGGTCCAGTGACGTGTGTGAACCGGAGATGAAGAGATGGTTTCAAGCACCAAAAAGCGATTAATTACTTTGTTACGAACCCGGCTTACTTCACATGTTCATCGGATACGTTTACTATAAGTACTCTACGCCTATTGATTTGTACATTACAACTTTTTTTCTTCATAAATCGGTGTAAAAGTATTGAGAGTTGAGATACAGAATTGTTACTACACCCACAAATTTAACCCTTCAGATAAATTAGTTGATATGTCTAAAACTATGGTTTCGGGTTTTGACTTTTGAACTTATGTAACAATAAAATATCTTTGGCATTTTCTAACATGTGTTTTAAGGTCACACATAGAAATCATTAATTGAACTATTAATTATGGATAATATTGCCATAATTAAATACAAAAttttttaattatagaaaatattattcataattaatgcatttcacatttaattataataatactaggcgaatgcccacgcgttgcgcagaaacacttatacagttgaagtctttacaaatatatgatttttttaatataacaataacgttattgttaaatttgatataataatttctaTATATtatattgatataatatattgattatttataattatatgataatatatacatttattataacttcataatctcaatcgtttgaataacttctacccgcgagttacacatgaataaaatttaatataatatatgatttgatgttatttatagttgtttttactgttaattaattttttaaaatgtatttgtttaatattttaatttctatcattatcattatttaaaacatcaaacattgttttttattttaaaactaacaatataatcatttatatagagttgtttttaactattgttattgtaagttattttaagctacttatttggaaacttttaacgattataaaaatatatttaagaaatattttagttaaattgaaattacaatttagtttttgcttttatcactacaatttatcactttaactatttacaaaatattctttagtttttttaaatggaactgaaatttatatttgagttgacattgtaatgcgcagaaacatCTATATAGTTCAAGTCCTTACAAAtacatattttaaaatataacactaacgttgttgttaaatttgatataatatattgactattttgaattatatgataatatataaatatattataacgtcataatctcaatcgtttgaaagacttctactcgcgagttacacatcaataaaattaaatattatatatggtttaatattatttatagttgttatttttaactaattttttaaaatatatttgcttaatgttttaatttctatcattataattatttaaaacatcaaacattattttgttgattttaaaggtaacaatataatcatttatatagagttatttttaactattgttattataagttattttaagctgcttatttgaaaatttttaacgattatataaatgtatttaggaaatatttcaaTTAAACTGATATAACAAATTAgttttttttgcatttatcactataatttatcacttttaactatttacaaaatattatttggtttttttagtcgaactgaaatttatatttaagttgacactttaatgttatatttaaattaacaatt
The genomic region above belongs to Lactuca sativa cultivar Salinas chromosome 4, Lsat_Salinas_v11, whole genome shotgun sequence and contains:
- the LOC111879969 gene encoding uncharacterized protein LOC111879969, whose product is MASMASSSPSIYKHLYNNNSSIHPKGKLNVIKSRINWSRRFISSSKNNNSDDQQEQVTRREVILRSSEIAVLGAIFHFSGNKPNYLGVQKNPPALALCPATNNCISTSENISDLVHYAPPWNYNPKEGRGSKKPVSKEVAMEELVDVLKSTKPDNFTPRVVEKKDDYIRVEYESPILGFVDDVEFWFPPGKKPVVQYRSASRFGFGSDANKKRVKALRLALEKKGWASEDDF